The following coding sequences are from one Halomicrobium zhouii window:
- a CDS encoding translation initiation factor IF-2 subunit beta, whose amino-acid sequence MDYDDMLDRAVDETPDIEGSSERFEVPSPEIRQEGNATVFENFQSVCDTLGREDEHVMKFLQNELGTNGHIDESGRARLTGEFNQRRIEAAVDEYTETFVICPECGLPDTRLEQDQGVPILRCEACGARSSTSS is encoded by the coding sequence ATGGACTACGACGACATGCTCGACCGGGCCGTCGACGAGACACCCGACATCGAGGGGAGCAGTGAGCGCTTCGAGGTGCCGTCGCCGGAGATCCGACAGGAAGGTAACGCGACCGTCTTCGAGAACTTCCAGTCGGTCTGTGACACGCTGGGTCGGGAAGACGAACACGTTATGAAGTTCCTACAGAACGAACTCGGGACGAACGGTCACATCGACGAGAGCGGTCGGGCGCGCCTCACCGGCGAGTTCAACCAGCGCCGCATTGAGGCGGCGGTCGACGAGTACACGGAGACGTTCGTCATCTGTCCGGAGTGTGGCCTGCCGGATACGCGGCTCGAACAGGACCAGGGCGTCCCGATACTGCGATGTGAAGCCTGCGGGGCGCGCTCCTCGACCAGTTCCTGA
- a CDS encoding DUF7836 family putative zinc-binding protein, which produces MVEAYVRLLCPECTKDWESTPSDLPRHDGTFHCPNCHASRRLAEFARTDRDLQTLKGLQ; this is translated from the coding sequence ATGGTCGAGGCATACGTCCGATTACTGTGTCCGGAGTGTACCAAGGACTGGGAGTCGACGCCGAGCGACCTCCCGCGCCACGACGGGACCTTTCACTGTCCGAACTGCCACGCGAGCCGACGGCTCGCCGAGTTCGCGCGGACAGACCGCGACCTGCAGACGCTGAAGGGGCTCCAGTAG
- a CDS encoding UPF0058 family protein, giving the protein MKKQELIHLHGLLAQVQTHYEKETGDDVEHDEYAELGVQPTSIHKSKTDHKAAVFALAKGITSEMLAEEKEPVSAAAD; this is encoded by the coding sequence ATGAAAAAGCAGGAACTCATACATCTTCACGGCCTGCTTGCACAGGTACAGACTCACTACGAGAAAGAGACTGGTGACGACGTCGAACACGACGAGTACGCGGAACTTGGCGTCCAGCCGACGTCCATCCACAAGTCGAAGACGGACCACAAGGCCGCCGTCTTCGCGCTCGCGAAGGGCATCACGTCGGAGATGCTCGCCGAAGAGAAAGAACCCGTTTCCGCTGCCGCAGACTGA
- a CDS encoding transcription initiation factor IIB — protein MSESPVRTNAGEQVDEQAVRSEQTEEQESEEVCPECGGDVVADTEHGETVCTDCGLVVEEDEIDRGPEWRAFDSSERDNKSRVGAPTTNMMHDKGLSTNIGWQDKDAYGNSLSSKQRSKMKRLRTWNERFRTRDSKERNLKQALGEIDRMASALGLPQNVRETASVIYRRALSEDLLPGRSIEGVATASVYAAARQAGTPRSLDEIARVSRVDKMELTRTYRYIVRELGLEVAPAKPESYVPRFISDLDLSDESERRSRELIEAAREDGVLSGKSPVGLAAAAVYAGSLLSNEKVTQSQVSEVASISEVTIRNRYKELLEAEGMPA, from the coding sequence ATGAGTGAATCCCCAGTCCGAACCAACGCAGGCGAACAGGTAGACGAACAGGCGGTGAGGAGCGAGCAGACCGAAGAGCAAGAGTCAGAGGAGGTCTGTCCGGAGTGCGGCGGCGACGTCGTGGCCGACACCGAACACGGCGAGACCGTGTGTACGGACTGCGGCCTCGTCGTCGAGGAAGACGAGATCGACCGTGGCCCCGAATGGCGCGCCTTCGACTCCAGCGAACGCGACAACAAGTCCCGGGTCGGTGCGCCCACGACGAACATGATGCACGACAAGGGCCTGTCGACCAACATCGGCTGGCAGGACAAGGACGCCTACGGCAACTCCCTGTCGAGCAAGCAGCGCTCGAAGATGAAGCGCCTCCGGACCTGGAACGAGCGGTTCCGGACCCGGGACTCCAAGGAGCGCAACCTCAAGCAGGCACTCGGCGAGATCGACCGGATGGCGAGCGCGCTGGGGCTACCCCAGAACGTTCGCGAGACGGCCTCCGTCATCTATCGGCGCGCCCTCAGCGAGGACCTGCTCCCGGGCCGGTCCATCGAGGGCGTCGCGACGGCCTCCGTCTACGCCGCCGCGCGCCAGGCCGGGACGCCCCGGTCGCTCGACGAGATCGCACGGGTCTCCCGCGTCGATAAGATGGAGCTAACCCGGACGTACCGCTACATCGTCCGCGAACTCGGTCTCGAAGTCGCGCCTGCGAAGCCCGAGAGCTACGTCCCGCGATTCATCAGCGACCTCGACCTCTCGGACGAATCCGAACGACGCTCCCGTGAGCTCATCGAGGCCGCCCGTGAGGACGGCGTCCTCAGCGGGAAATCCCCCGTGGGACTGGCCGCCGCTGCGGTGTACGCCGGTTCGCTGCTGAGCAACGAGAAGGTCACCCAGAGCCAGGTCAGCGAGGTGGCGAGCATCTCCGAGGTCACCATCCGGAACCGGTACAAGGAGCTGCTCGAAGCGGAAGGGATGCCCGCCTGA